Proteins encoded by one window of Mercenaria mercenaria strain notata chromosome 4, MADL_Memer_1, whole genome shotgun sequence:
- the LOC128556394 gene encoding protein draper-like codes for MVCGSPCDETCTNSGCNNTTGYCFGCYPSYYGPFCDQSCELCTNKSCTGQRCKIGCINGYYGNADGFECKGCSDHCSSCVSKTNCTKCEKGYYLFRYENNDYSFCTPCNPTCVECISYSECVCESGKYGPACNKECNISNCKSCIDVDSVVKCTECINGYAFLNGYCILETNLCSQYCSNGCDSNQNCLYGCENGWTGQKCTERCAAQCGKCSQNDAKNCKICKGDFYTETCTHPCSLHCSAFPDSPRCNIDNGTCLNGCDKGYWGDKCDNRCYEGCNSGSCYQPNGFCDLCNRTHYGNSCQSKCSEHCVDNDASSTICYKTNGTCVGGCKDGYGGNTCEDEMAASTMVSSSTALIFGYGSVIRSPQDGD; via the exons ATGGTATGTGGCTCTCCTTGTGACGAAACCTGTACTAATAGCGGATGCAATAATACAACAGGGTATTGCTTCGGGTGTTATCCTAGCTATTATGGACCTTTCTGCGACCAGAGTTGTGAACTGTGTACTAACAAATCGTGTACTGGTCAGAGATGTAAAATTGGATGTATAAACGGATATTATGGGAATGCAGACGGCTTTGAATGCAAAGGATGTTCGGACCATTGCTCGTCTTGTGTAAGTAAAACAAATTGTACAAAATGTGAAAAGGGCTACTACCTGTTTCGCTATGAAAACAATGATTATTCTTTTTGTACACCATGCAATCCGACTTGTGTAGAATGTATAAGTTACAGTGAATGTGTCTGTGAGTCGGGAAAATACGGCCCTGCTTGCAATAAAGAGTGCAATATTTCAAACTGCAAAAGCTGCATCGATGTTGACAGTGTTGTAAAATGTACAGAATGTATAAACGGATACGCATTTTTGAACGGATATTGTATTCTTGAAACAAATCTTTGCTCACAATACTGTTCTAATGGTTGCGATAGCAACCAAAATTGTTTATATGGCTGCGAAAACGGCTGGACTGGCCAGAAATGCACAGAAAGGTGTGCTGCACAATGCGGAAAGTGCAGTCAAAATGATGCAAAGAACTGCAAAATATGCAAAGGAGATTTCTATACAGAAACATGTACTCATCCTTGTAGTTTACATTGCTCGGCTTTTCCAGACTCGCCGAGATGCAATATAGATAACGGAACGTGTTTAAATGGATGTGATAAAGGATACTGGGGTGATAAATGTGACAATAGATGTTACGAAGGTTGCAACTCAGGCTCATGTTACCAGCCAAACGGATTCTGTGACCTTTGTAACCGTACGCATTACGGGAACTCTTGTCAAAGTAAATGTAGTGAACATTGTGTTGACAATGATGCCTCATCTACAATTTGTTACAAAACGAACGGCACATGTGTCGGTGGATGCAAAGATGGATACGGAGGGAATACATGTGAAGATGAGATGGCAGCCAGTACGATGGTGTCATCATCAACAG CGCTGATATTCGGCTATGGGAGCGTTATCAGGAGTCCCCAGGATGGCGATTGA